The Kroppenstedtia pulmonis genome has a segment encoding these proteins:
- the mfd gene encoding transcription-repair coupling factor gives METLIRLFQQDKDFQSTTASLQENLKEQMVAGLSGTARMLYVASLYRETRRPILVVTHNLNQAQKAVEDLYELLPREEVLLYPANELVATEIALDGHETLGERLQVLSRLSKGFAGVFVVPFAGLRKLFPPRNWIRAHHRKLVVGKEEPIEPLVEYLVRVGYERTDMVEKPGEFSLRGGILDLYPVTDTEPVRIEWFDDEVDSIRPFSVADQRSRDKWEQVEIPPAREVFASPEALYQAGDKVETLLKERLEKVKDPEVREKLKQKIGWEIEQLKAGNTFTGIYKYIHKIYPEVESLQDYMPKDTIWILDEPARIQESAKQMEREEGEWQTALLQQGEYLPQLKISFSFDEWFQNHNQRIYLSLFMRQVSGIQPQNIVQFICRGMQQFHGQMHVLKTEWDRWVKSKYQVLFTASTKERAERLERVLADYGMEAVRDSKVGAIIPGQPVIRVGTLAGGFELGASRLAVVTEGEVFTQKQRRTRRSVKMDHAEKIKDYQELKPGDYVVHVNHGIGRYTGIETLSVGGLHKDYLMVQYAGNDKLYVPIDQIDQVQKYLGSEEKLPKVYSLGGSEWSKVKNRVRSSVEDIASDLIKLYAQRQNAKGYAFSKDTGYQQEFDALFPYEETADQLRSIQEIKEDMENSQPMDRLLCGDVGYGKTEVAIRAAFKAVMEGKQVAVLVPTTILAQQHFETFKERFADFPVEIRVLSRFRTRKEQREAIKGLGDGTVDIIIGTHRLLSKDVQYKDLGLLIVDEEQRFGVKHKEKVKQLKHNIDVLTLTATPIPRTLHMSMMGVRDLSVIETPPENRFPVQTYVLEYSAALVREAVERELARGGQVYFLYNQVHNIDQMADQIRMLVPDARIAVAHGQMAEAELERVMLDFLDGEYDVLVSTTIIETGVDIPNVNTLIIYDADKMGLSQLYQLRGRVGRSNRIAYAYFTYQRDKVLSETAEKRLQAIKEFTELGSGFKIAMRDLAIRGAGNLLGAEQHGHIASVGFELYTQMLKEAIHEQQGTQEEEEVREPEIELNADAYLPSEYMKDEKQKIEIYKKIRAVRTLEEARDLEEEIEDRFGDLPQPVNNLLRVARLRAYAIGYHIEEIKQQGFEIHLKLHPDQNQVVDGQQLFRIAQNFPGRVRLSSGQRIGIIFKIKGLPVSSGLEMVEQFLIQYEPVPKTKGAFRNAAN, from the coding sequence TTGGAAACATTGATACGACTGTTTCAACAAGATAAGGACTTTCAGTCCACTACAGCTTCATTGCAGGAAAATTTAAAAGAGCAAATGGTGGCCGGATTAAGTGGTACAGCCCGAATGCTGTATGTGGCATCACTATACCGGGAGACCCGGCGCCCAATTTTAGTGGTGACTCATAACCTCAACCAGGCTCAAAAAGCGGTGGAAGACCTGTACGAGTTGCTTCCTAGGGAAGAAGTCCTGCTGTATCCGGCGAACGAGCTGGTAGCAACAGAGATTGCTCTGGACGGGCATGAAACACTGGGGGAGAGACTTCAAGTGCTGTCCCGGCTGTCCAAAGGATTTGCCGGGGTTTTTGTCGTGCCTTTTGCCGGCTTACGAAAGTTATTTCCACCGAGAAATTGGATTCGTGCTCATCACCGAAAGCTGGTTGTGGGAAAGGAAGAGCCCATTGAACCTTTGGTGGAGTATTTGGTGCGGGTGGGTTACGAGCGAACGGATATGGTGGAAAAACCAGGAGAATTTAGCCTCCGGGGGGGAATTCTTGATCTATACCCCGTTACCGATACGGAACCGGTACGAATTGAATGGTTTGATGATGAAGTGGATTCCATCCGCCCATTTTCCGTTGCAGATCAACGTTCCCGGGATAAATGGGAGCAGGTAGAGATTCCGCCGGCCCGGGAGGTTTTTGCCAGTCCGGAAGCTTTATATCAAGCCGGAGATAAAGTGGAGACTTTGTTAAAGGAACGTCTGGAGAAAGTGAAGGATCCGGAGGTTCGGGAAAAGCTGAAACAGAAGATCGGATGGGAGATTGAACAATTAAAAGCAGGCAACACGTTTACTGGCATCTATAAGTATATTCACAAGATTTATCCAGAGGTAGAAAGTTTACAAGATTACATGCCAAAGGATACGATCTGGATCTTGGACGAGCCGGCTCGAATCCAGGAGTCAGCAAAACAGATGGAACGAGAGGAAGGAGAGTGGCAGACAGCCCTGTTGCAACAAGGGGAGTATCTGCCCCAATTAAAGATCTCCTTTTCTTTTGATGAGTGGTTCCAAAACCATAATCAACGAATCTATCTATCCCTTTTTATGCGTCAGGTATCCGGTATCCAACCCCAGAATATTGTGCAGTTTATTTGTCGGGGGATGCAACAATTTCACGGGCAGATGCATGTGTTGAAAACAGAGTGGGACCGTTGGGTAAAATCCAAGTACCAGGTACTGTTTACAGCAAGTACCAAGGAGCGGGCGGAACGTCTTGAAAGAGTTTTGGCAGACTATGGCATGGAAGCGGTTCGAGATTCAAAAGTGGGTGCCATTATTCCGGGTCAGCCCGTGATTCGAGTGGGTACGCTGGCGGGTGGTTTCGAGTTGGGGGCATCCCGGCTGGCCGTTGTCACCGAAGGAGAAGTGTTTACCCAGAAGCAACGGCGTACCCGACGCAGTGTCAAAATGGATCATGCCGAAAAAATTAAGGATTATCAAGAGTTGAAGCCTGGGGACTATGTGGTTCATGTCAACCACGGTATCGGGCGTTATACCGGCATTGAAACACTAAGTGTCGGAGGTTTGCACAAAGACTACCTGATGGTGCAGTATGCCGGAAATGATAAGTTGTATGTCCCGATCGATCAGATTGATCAGGTTCAGAAATATTTGGGCAGTGAAGAAAAGTTGCCCAAAGTGTACAGCCTGGGTGGCAGTGAATGGAGCAAAGTAAAAAATCGGGTACGCTCCTCTGTGGAGGATATTGCCTCTGATTTGATCAAGCTGTATGCCCAAAGACAGAATGCCAAGGGATACGCCTTTTCCAAAGATACAGGCTATCAACAAGAATTTGATGCCCTGTTTCCCTATGAAGAAACTGCGGATCAATTGCGATCCATCCAGGAAATTAAGGAGGATATGGAGAATTCACAACCTATGGATCGTCTTCTTTGCGGTGATGTAGGTTACGGAAAGACAGAAGTAGCGATCCGGGCTGCCTTTAAAGCGGTCATGGAGGGGAAACAGGTGGCGGTATTGGTACCCACCACCATTTTGGCTCAGCAGCATTTTGAAACGTTTAAAGAGCGGTTTGCTGATTTTCCCGTGGAAATCAGGGTTTTGTCCCGTTTTCGTACCCGGAAAGAACAACGGGAGGCCATTAAAGGCTTGGGTGACGGTACAGTGGATATTATTATCGGTACCCATCGCCTTTTGTCCAAAGATGTCCAATACAAAGATCTGGGATTGCTGATTGTGGACGAAGAGCAGCGGTTTGGAGTAAAGCACAAGGAAAAAGTAAAACAGCTTAAGCATAATATCGATGTACTCACACTGACGGCAACACCGATTCCCCGTACCCTTCATATGTCCATGATGGGAGTCCGGGATCTGTCTGTCATCGAAACCCCGCCGGAAAACCGATTTCCGGTTCAGACCTATGTTCTGGAATATTCCGCCGCTTTGGTACGGGAGGCAGTGGAGCGGGAATTGGCCAGAGGCGGCCAGGTTTACTTCTTGTACAATCAGGTTCACAATATTGATCAGATGGCAGACCAAATCCGAATGCTGGTGCCGGATGCCCGGATTGCCGTCGCCCATGGACAAATGGCGGAAGCGGAACTGGAACGGGTTATGTTGGACTTTTTGGACGGGGAATATGATGTTTTGGTCAGTACCACGATCATTGAGACGGGTGTGGATATACCCAATGTGAACACCCTGATTATTTATGATGCTGACAAGATGGGTTTGTCCCAGCTTTATCAGTTGCGGGGGCGGGTAGGTCGCTCCAATCGAATCGCCTATGCGTATTTTACCTATCAACGGGACAAAGTATTGTCTGAAACCGCAGAGAAGCGTTTACAGGCGATTAAAGAGTTTACGGAATTGGGATCGGGCTTCAAAATTGCCATGCGTGATTTGGCCATCCGAGGAGCGGGAAATCTGTTGGGTGCTGAACAGCACGGGCATATTGCCTCAGTGGGTTTTGAACTTTATACCCAGATGCTGAAAGAGGCCATTCATGAACAGCAAGGAACCCAGGAAGAGGAGGAAGTGCGGGAACCGGAAATCGAACTGAATGCAGATGCTTACCTGCCTTCCGAATACATGAAAGACGAAAAACAGAAAATCGAAATCTACAAGAAGATAAGAGCGGTACGGACACTGGAAGAAGCCCGGGATCTGGAAGAGGAAATCGAAGATCGATTTGGCGACCTTCCACAACCGGTTAACAATCTGCTCCGTGTAGCCCGACTTCGTGCTTATGCCATTGGCTACCATATCGAGGAAATCAAACAACAGGGATTTGAGATTCATCTAAAACTGCATCCGGATCAAAATCAGGTAGTGGACGGTCAACAATTGTTCCGGATCGCTCAAAATTTCCCGGGAAGGGTTCGCTTGTCTTCCGGGCAACGAATTGGGATCATCTTCAAAATTAAGGGACTCCCTGTATCGTCGGGACTGGAAATGGTGGAACAGTTTTTGATACAATATGAACCGGTTCCCAAAACGAAAGGAGCATTTCGAAATGCAGCCAACTAA
- the spoVT gene encoding stage V sporulation protein T gives MKATGIVRRIDDLGRVVIPKEIRRTLRIREGDPLEIFVDRDGEVILKKYSPIGELGDFAKEYAESLYESLYHVTLICDRDTVIAVSGGSKKDYLNKTVGSMVENCMDQRKPHQESSPGRAEIIRDMPEVYESFIIVPINAGGDPIGAVILFSKKEGTRMGELELKLASTAAGFLGKQMEQ, from the coding sequence ATGAAAGCAACCGGTATCGTTCGCCGTATTGACGATCTCGGACGGGTCGTTATTCCCAAGGAGATTCGCCGAACACTCCGCATCCGGGAAGGGGACCCTTTGGAGATATTCGTTGATCGTGATGGTGAAGTGATTTTGAAGAAATACTCCCCCATCGGGGAATTGGGGGACTTTGCAAAAGAGTATGCGGAATCCCTGTATGAAAGCTTGTATCATGTGACCTTGATTTGCGACAGAGATACGGTCATTGCCGTTTCCGGAGGTTCCAAAAAGGATTATCTGAATAAAACGGTGGGAAGTATGGTGGAAAATTGTATGGACCAACGGAAGCCCCACCAGGAAAGCTCGCCGGGTCGAGCGGAAATTATACGGGATATGCCGGAAGTCTATGAGTCCTTTATTATCGTTCCCATTAACGCCGGGGGTGACCCCATTGGTGCAGTCATTCTGTTTTCTAAAAAAGAAGGGACCCGAATGGGAGAGCTTGAACTGAAATTGGCCTCTACGGCAGCGGGTTTTCTGGGAAAACAGATGGAGCAATAA
- the pth gene encoding aminoacyl-tRNA hydrolase produces the protein MKVIVGLGNPGMRYAQTRHNVGFWVVDKLAETWGIRIEKEKWQSEIGETRIRGEKVILMKPLTYMNLSGQAVRPALDWLKSGVENLLVIYDDLDLAPGQIRLREKGGSGGHNGVKSLIQYLGTENFKRIKVGIGRPLPPMAVVDYVLGRFTSEQEERVADSVERSVAAVDAWLGLPFPEVMNRYNKRS, from the coding sequence ATGAAGGTGATTGTAGGGTTGGGAAACCCTGGTATGCGTTATGCACAAACCCGTCACAACGTAGGCTTTTGGGTGGTGGACAAACTGGCGGAGACATGGGGAATTCGTATTGAGAAGGAGAAGTGGCAGTCTGAGATTGGAGAGACCCGGATTCGGGGAGAAAAAGTCATACTGATGAAACCGTTGACTTACATGAATCTTTCCGGTCAGGCGGTTCGGCCTGCTCTGGACTGGTTAAAGAGTGGTGTTGAAAACCTGTTGGTTATCTATGATGACCTTGATCTGGCACCGGGTCAGATCCGCCTTAGAGAAAAAGGGGGATCAGGTGGACACAACGGTGTGAAATCATTAATTCAATACTTGGGTACGGAAAATTTTAAACGGATTAAAGTAGGAATCGGTCGTCCACTTCCGCCCATGGCAGTAGTGGATTATGTTCTGGGTCGATTTACCAGTGAACAGGAGGAACGGGTGGCGGATTCAGTGGAACGCAGTGTTGCGGCTGTGGACGCCTGGTTGGGCCTTCCTTTTCCGGAAGTGATGAATCGGTATAATAAACGTTCGTAA
- a CDS encoding 50S ribosomal protein L25/general stress protein Ctc — MSYQLSVERRESRPRSTLSELRRQGRVPGVVYGKGLDNELVHVNGPEFLRFLQQEGTSSVIELSFPDGKSRQVMIREIQQDRIKDRIVHVDFKEVKMNEPVDTAVPIELKGEAVGVKEGGILQQQLRTVDIRCLPDRIPDQLEVDISELGIGESIQTNQLNLPSGVKLLSEMEVIASVLPPQMEQEEQETTEPDKAVTEDTDEKDA; from the coding sequence ATGTCCTATCAATTATCTGTCGAACGTCGTGAAAGCCGTCCCCGCTCTACTTTGTCGGAGTTGCGTCGCCAAGGCCGGGTTCCTGGAGTCGTATACGGGAAGGGTCTCGACAACGAACTGGTACATGTGAACGGACCTGAGTTTCTGCGCTTTCTGCAACAAGAGGGTACTTCCTCGGTCATTGAACTTTCCTTTCCAGATGGAAAAAGCCGTCAGGTTATGATCCGGGAAATCCAACAGGATCGAATTAAGGATCGTATCGTTCATGTGGACTTTAAAGAAGTGAAAATGAACGAGCCTGTGGACACAGCGGTACCCATTGAGTTAAAGGGTGAAGCCGTGGGTGTAAAGGAAGGCGGGATTTTACAACAACAACTGCGAACCGTCGATATTCGCTGTCTCCCTGATCGTATCCCGGATCAATTGGAAGTGGATATCAGCGAGCTGGGAATCGGGGAATCGATTCAAACAAACCAATTGAATCTTCCTTCCGGCGTGAAGTTGTTGTCCGAAATGGAAGTAATCGCTTCTGTACTGCCACCTCAGATGGAACAGGAAGAACAAGAAACAACGGAACCGGATAAGGCAGTCACAGAGGACACTGATGAGAAAGATGCTTAA
- the mazG gene encoding nucleoside triphosphate pyrophosphohydrolase — translation MKITVVGLGPGDENSLSLGSYRLLTNGDPIFLRTEKHPVISWLRQEGVRFQTFDPIYEKHHDFAAVYREIADRLMAEAETEKEVIYGVPGHPSVAEKTVQILLQEGKSRRIQVDIRGGESFLDPLFAKLNFDPIDGFLLLDGSSLKEDLLDPRCHVVIAQVYDRWVASEVKLSLMEVFPDDYPVTVISGAGVPDMEKVTTLPLHELDREEHFNNLSSVYVPPTQDEKILRRQFDNLVHIIRHLRGPDGCPWDRKQTHQSLRPYLLEESYEFLDAVAEDDPIAMAEELGDVLLQVLLHAEIGREEGEFDMADVIQNLADKMIRRHPHVFGDEEGLENASEVKQRWDAIKQQEKRGTPSTALEGIPGELPGLLKACQLQRKASKVGFDWDHPEPVRKKVEEELEELFQAEPEFQEEELGDLLFAVVNLARLMKVDPEQALLAACRKFKRRFQYVEQEARRAGGGMEAYSLDQLDQWWEEAKKREKNREQ, via the coding sequence ATGAAAATTACCGTAGTCGGTTTGGGGCCGGGAGATGAAAACAGTCTGTCCCTGGGCAGCTATCGTTTGTTGACCAATGGCGATCCCATCTTTCTCCGAACAGAGAAGCATCCGGTTATATCCTGGTTGCGACAGGAAGGAGTCCGATTTCAAACCTTTGACCCGATCTATGAGAAACACCATGATTTTGCTGCTGTATACCGGGAAATTGCCGACAGGTTAATGGCAGAAGCGGAAACAGAAAAAGAAGTGATCTATGGGGTACCGGGGCATCCCAGTGTGGCAGAAAAAACCGTTCAGATTTTGCTTCAAGAGGGAAAGAGCAGGAGAATTCAAGTCGATATCCGGGGAGGGGAAAGTTTTCTGGACCCTCTGTTTGCCAAATTGAACTTTGATCCCATCGATGGATTTCTGTTGCTGGATGGTTCTTCTCTCAAAGAGGATCTGTTGGACCCCCGCTGTCATGTGGTGATCGCCCAGGTATATGACAGATGGGTAGCCTCTGAGGTGAAGCTTTCTTTGATGGAGGTATTCCCGGATGATTATCCAGTAACCGTTATCTCAGGGGCAGGGGTGCCGGACATGGAAAAAGTGACGACTCTCCCCTTGCACGAACTGGATCGGGAGGAACACTTCAACAACCTGAGTTCCGTCTATGTCCCTCCGACCCAGGATGAAAAGATTTTGCGCCGGCAGTTTGATAACTTGGTCCATATCATTCGTCACCTGAGGGGACCTGATGGATGTCCATGGGACCGAAAGCAGACACACCAAAGCCTGCGCCCTTATTTACTGGAGGAATCCTACGAGTTTTTGGATGCAGTGGCTGAGGATGATCCGATTGCCATGGCGGAGGAATTGGGAGATGTTTTACTCCAGGTACTGCTTCATGCGGAAATTGGCCGGGAAGAGGGTGAATTCGACATGGCCGATGTGATTCAAAACCTGGCAGACAAGATGATCCGACGCCATCCTCATGTATTTGGGGATGAGGAGGGACTGGAGAATGCGTCGGAAGTCAAGCAGAGATGGGATGCGATTAAACAGCAGGAAAAAAGAGGAACTCCCTCCACCGCATTGGAGGGAATCCCCGGAGAGTTACCAGGATTGTTAAAGGCCTGTCAGTTGCAACGGAAGGCCTCCAAAGTTGGTTTTGATTGGGATCATCCGGAACCGGTGCGGAAAAAAGTGGAGGAAGAGCTGGAGGAACTCTTTCAGGCGGAGCCGGAATTCCAGGAGGAAGAGCTGGGGGACCTTCTATTTGCAGTGGTCAACCTGGCGCGGTTGATGAAAGTGGATCCGGAGCAAGCTTTGTTAGCTGCCTGCCGGAAATTTAAACGGAGATTCCAATATGTGGAGCAGGAAGCCCGAAGGGCAGGGGGAGGAATGGAAGCTTACTCATTGGACCAATTGGATCAATGGTGGGAGGAAGCCAAAAAAAGAGAGAAAAACCGGGAACAATGA
- a CDS encoding peptidylprolyl isomerase produces MQPTKKRLLTALCALLAVSLLVAGCGADDKEDNQNGQDPQAGQMKPLDTTSKKVVAEYNGGKVTEGELNLYLNIFSFFQPQLAGMVQTPEAKKEIVKQYIAERMIAEKVKDNKKYDKAADKALDDFEKQLKEAPAEDGKKKDANAVLKENGIKREELHAFLKNNNKVSDYFEDKVKEADLKKEYDKSKAFVQIELNHVLINTKDPETQKEKRKDEEAKKLAEKVKKKLEDGESFKDIAKKYSEDPGSKDTAGKITGSPEEWDPAFAKAAKDLPLKEISKPVKSQFGYHVIRVNKRGKQPFKDVKDQIKDDKVQNMYQKFIEDEVKVKKINLPDEEKKEKK; encoded by the coding sequence ATGCAGCCAACTAAAAAGCGCTTGTTGACGGCATTGTGCGCTCTGTTAGCGGTCTCCCTGTTGGTGGCCGGTTGTGGGGCGGATGACAAAGAGGATAATCAAAATGGACAAGACCCTCAGGCTGGACAGATGAAACCCCTGGACACCACCAGCAAGAAAGTAGTGGCTGAGTATAATGGCGGCAAAGTGACCGAAGGGGAACTTAATCTGTATCTCAACATCTTCAGTTTTTTCCAGCCGCAATTGGCTGGCATGGTCCAGACTCCTGAGGCAAAAAAGGAGATCGTCAAGCAATATATCGCGGAGCGGATGATTGCGGAAAAGGTGAAGGACAATAAAAAGTATGACAAGGCTGCAGATAAAGCCCTGGATGATTTTGAGAAACAGCTGAAAGAGGCTCCGGCAGAGGATGGAAAGAAAAAGGATGCCAACGCCGTACTTAAGGAAAATGGCATTAAACGAGAAGAGCTCCATGCTTTTTTGAAGAATAACAATAAAGTATCCGATTACTTTGAAGATAAAGTGAAGGAAGCAGACCTTAAAAAAGAGTACGATAAATCCAAAGCCTTTGTCCAGATTGAGCTGAATCACGTCTTGATCAATACAAAAGATCCTGAAACCCAGAAAGAAAAACGTAAAGATGAGGAAGCGAAAAAGCTGGCGGAGAAAGTGAAGAAAAAGCTGGAAGATGGAGAAAGCTTTAAGGATATAGCCAAAAAGTACTCAGAGGATCCCGGATCAAAAGATACGGCGGGTAAAATAACAGGCAGTCCCGAAGAATGGGATCCTGCATTTGCCAAGGCGGCTAAAGACCTTCCTCTGAAAGAAATAAGCAAACCGGTCAAGTCGCAATTCGGTTATCATGTGATCCGGGTAAACAAACGAGGTAAACAACCCTTTAAGGATGTCAAGGATCAGATTAAGGATGACAAGGTACAAAACATGTATCAAAAGTTTATTGAAGACGAAGTAAAAGTGAAGAAAATAAACCTGCCTGATGAGGAGAAAAAAGAGAAAAAGTAA
- a CDS encoding ribose-phosphate diphosphokinase → MSTVRQTRLHVFSCNSNPELAREIAAHIGVPLGDAVVGRFSDGEIHIRLNESVRGSDVYVIQSTCDPVNQHLMELLVMVDALKRASARTINVVIPYYGYARQDRKTRARDPITSKLVANLIETAGADRIITMDLHATQIQGFFDIPVDHLLGVPILGDHFTKKALDDVVVVSPDHGGVIRARKLAERLESPIAIIDKRRPEPNVAEVMNIVGDVKGKTAIIIDDIIDTAGTISLAANALLDYGAKEVYACCTHPVFSGPAIQRIKESNIAEMIVTNTIPLGKEKQLDKIRVLSVAPLIGEAIIRVHEELSVSKLFD, encoded by the coding sequence ATGTCCACAGTAAGACAGACGCGCTTGCATGTGTTTAGCTGCAATTCTAATCCGGAACTGGCTCGTGAGATTGCCGCACATATTGGTGTCCCTTTGGGGGATGCAGTTGTAGGTCGGTTCAGCGATGGGGAAATTCATATCCGTCTGAATGAAAGTGTCCGGGGTTCTGATGTTTACGTGATTCAATCCACTTGTGACCCAGTCAATCAGCATCTGATGGAGCTTTTGGTTATGGTGGATGCATTGAAGAGGGCTTCTGCCCGAACGATTAACGTCGTAATTCCTTATTATGGTTATGCCCGTCAGGACCGGAAGACCCGGGCCCGTGATCCGATCACGTCCAAACTGGTAGCCAATTTGATAGAAACAGCCGGTGCCGACCGGATCATTACCATGGATCTCCATGCCACTCAGATTCAGGGCTTTTTTGACATTCCTGTGGATCATTTGTTGGGGGTTCCGATTTTAGGTGATCACTTCACCAAAAAAGCATTGGACGATGTGGTGGTGGTCTCTCCGGATCATGGGGGAGTGATTCGGGCACGGAAGCTTGCAGAGCGTCTGGAATCGCCCATTGCCATTATTGATAAGCGGAGACCGGAGCCCAACGTGGCGGAAGTGATGAACATTGTGGGAGATGTCAAAGGGAAAACCGCGATCATTATCGATGACATCATCGATACGGCAGGGACGATTTCACTGGCGGCCAATGCGCTGCTGGACTATGGAGCCAAGGAAGTGTATGCCTGCTGTACACATCCTGTATTTTCCGGACCGGCGATTCAGCGGATCAAGGAATCCAATATTGCGGAGATGATCGTTACGAATACCATTCCTCTCGGAAAGGAAAAGCAGCTGGACAAAATTCGCGTTCTGTCCGTCGCCCCATTGATTGGGGAAGCCATTATCCGTGTCCATGAAGAATTATCTGTCAGTAAACTGTTTGATTGA
- a CDS encoding putative polysaccharide biosynthesis protein, which translates to MTQGKQSFMRGAFILGAAAFFIKLLGAVYKVPYQNITGNEGMFVYQQVYPLYSTLLTIATAGIPIAISKLVSEKLASGNGAGAQRLFKVTSIILSISGLFFFILLYVGAPWVAKWMGSESLLTLPIQSVSFALLVVPLMSVIRGYFQGHQNMTPTAVSQMVEQSVRVATILLLAWWFMSSGAGVIYAGAGAVFGAFTGAAAGLIVLLVYWRKSRQTRLEMIKNTPKETGSSPESALHIFRNLLVLSIPICLGSLVLPLLSLVDSFTVANLLEAGGWSNQMAVEQKGIYDRGQPLIQFAAFFATALALSIVPAIAEAQARQSEREILERSSLALRLTLIMGLPASVGLAVVAQPTNVMLYKDDAGSLALAILALTTLFSTLGMTSSGILQGIGRVMLPARNLLIGVGVKLLLNVWLVPLWDIRGAALATVGGYAVASCLNLIILYNRMGPILHLRRIGLPLLVANGLMAAVSFGTVQGVLWLATEKAGRLGMTVAALSGVLAGALFYAFALLKLGILSREEMKKVPKIGAKIVPILERYHLFKS; encoded by the coding sequence ATGACGCAGGGGAAACAATCGTTTATGAGAGGGGCTTTCATTCTGGGAGCAGCAGCCTTCTTTATTAAGCTCCTGGGAGCGGTTTATAAAGTTCCCTATCAGAATATAACGGGTAACGAAGGGATGTTTGTTTATCAACAAGTCTATCCCTTATACAGTACATTACTTACCATTGCTACAGCAGGGATTCCCATTGCCATCTCCAAGTTGGTTTCTGAGAAGTTGGCCTCGGGTAATGGAGCAGGGGCACAGCGTTTGTTTAAGGTGACATCCATCATTCTGAGTATTTCGGGTCTCTTCTTTTTTATCCTGTTATATGTTGGAGCACCTTGGGTTGCCAAGTGGATGGGAAGTGAAAGCTTGCTCACGCTTCCCATCCAGTCTGTTTCCTTCGCTTTACTGGTAGTACCGTTGATGTCTGTTATTCGGGGTTACTTTCAGGGCCATCAAAACATGACACCTACTGCAGTGTCCCAGATGGTGGAACAATCGGTTCGAGTGGCTACCATTTTACTGTTGGCCTGGTGGTTCATGTCTTCAGGTGCGGGAGTAATCTATGCCGGAGCCGGTGCTGTATTTGGTGCTTTTACCGGAGCTGCAGCAGGCTTGATTGTTCTCCTGGTTTATTGGAGAAAAAGCAGACAGACCCGGTTGGAAATGATCAAAAACACTCCGAAGGAAACTGGCTCATCACCGGAATCCGCCCTTCATATATTTCGGAATTTGTTGGTTCTGTCCATCCCGATTTGTCTGGGTTCCTTGGTCCTTCCTCTTTTGTCCCTGGTGGATTCTTTTACAGTGGCCAATTTACTGGAAGCCGGGGGATGGAGTAACCAAATGGCCGTGGAGCAAAAGGGTATCTATGACCGGGGGCAGCCCTTGATCCAATTTGCTGCATTTTTTGCCACAGCGTTGGCCCTTTCGATTGTTCCGGCCATTGCCGAGGCACAAGCTCGCCAAAGTGAGAGGGAAATACTGGAACGCTCTTCACTGGCTCTCCGCCTCACTTTGATAATGGGTCTCCCTGCATCTGTGGGGTTGGCAGTGGTGGCACAGCCGACCAATGTCATGTTGTACAAGGATGATGCAGGTTCTCTCGCTTTGGCAATTTTGGCCCTTACCACATTGTTTTCCACATTGGGTATGACCTCTTCCGGAATTTTACAAGGGATCGGCAGAGTGATGTTGCCGGCACGTAACCTGTTGATCGGCGTAGGTGTCAAGTTGCTTCTCAATGTCTGGTTGGTACCACTGTGGGATATACGGGGAGCAGCATTGGCTACTGTAGGGGGATATGCCGTCGCCTCTTGTCTCAACTTGATCATTTTGTATAACCGGATGGGGCCGATTCTTCACTTGCGCCGGATCGGTTTGCCGTTATTGGTGGCTAATGGGTTGATGGCGGCAGTCTCCTTCGGAACGGTTCAAGGGGTTCTTTGGTTGGCAACAGAAAAAGCAGGACGTCTGGGGATGACAGTCGCCGCTCTGTCCGGTGTTTTGGCGGGTGCCCTGTTTTACGCTTTTGCTTTATTGAAACTGGGCATTTTGTCCAGGGAAGAGATGAAGAAGGTACCAAAAATAGGAGCAAAAATCGTACCGATACTGGAACGTTACCATCTATTCAAAAGCTAG
- a CDS encoding anti-sigma-F factor Fin family protein: MAITYMCRYCNSQLGQIDNEEITEMKLGFHQLTPNERQDIISYDVKGHTLVRVVCESCQEMLEKNPELLLLPHPFQ, from the coding sequence ATGGCTATAACCTATATGTGTCGATACTGCAACAGTCAGCTGGGACAAATCGATAATGAGGAAATTACAGAGATGAAGTTAGGATTTCATCAGTTGACCCCGAATGAACGGCAGGATATAATATCCTATGATGTGAAAGGCCACACTTTGGTACGTGTGGTTTGTGAGTCTTGTCAGGAAATGCTGGAAAAAAACCCGGAATTATTGTTACTTCCTCATCCCTTTCAATAG